Proteins encoded in a region of the Dreissena polymorpha isolate Duluth1 chromosome 6, UMN_Dpol_1.0, whole genome shotgun sequence genome:
- the LOC127834285 gene encoding uncharacterized protein LOC127834285 isoform X1, whose product MTFLRMKRCFTGGAQSVSRMQGCLLQRRRFAEPLRSRHIKQPETGKESKIKLIGSPMIASANHELNEVSSRKWKACLENRSFHYEGTYKHFPPTMWIKMFGLMILGRMCGQGGLHYIMMQLCIQQHVNLSQRMLMLLNDVENNPGPEYSCKWISCKEDFHSIGQQDAHIISHVVQEKCCRWGDCTKVLSFNSLEIHELKHLYDVSLALCMNWCCFIFCISLSQSSLVLMVKYILSASFFPPILPFIVCLHQEF is encoded by the exons gaggcgcacaatcggtgtccagaatgcagggttgtttgctccaacgaagacgctttgctgagccacttcgcagtcgccacatcaagcaaccagagactggaaaagagagtaaaattaagctgataggctcaccaatg attgcatctgctaatcatgaactcaacgaagtcagctcaaggaagtggaaggcatgcttggaaaatagaagtttccattatgaag gaacatacaaacatttcccacccaccatgtggatcaagatgtttgggctgatgattctgggtcgtatgtgtggacaaggtggtcttcattacatcatgatgcagctgtgtattcaacaacatgttaacctgtcccagcggatgttgatgctcttaaatgatgttgagaacaatccaggaccg gagtattcgtgcaaatggatatcctgcaaggaagacttccactccataggacagcaagatgcacatatcatctctcatgtggttcaagagaaatgctgtagatggggagactgtaccaaagtcctgagctttaatagtcttgaaatccatgaacttaaacatctctatgatgtgagtttagcactgtgtatgaactggtgttgcttcattttctgcatatctttatctcagtcttctctagttttgatggtcaaatacatattgtctgccagtttttttcccccaatactgccgttcatcgtttgcttgcatcaagagttttaa
- the LOC127834285 gene encoding uncharacterized protein LOC127834285 isoform X3, whose amino-acid sequence MTFLRMKRCFTGGAQSVSRMQGCLLQRRRFAEPLRSRHIKQPETGKESKIKLIGSPMIASANHELNEVSSRKWKACLENRSFHYEGTYKHFPPTMWIKMFGLMILGRMCGQGGLHYIMMQLCIQQHVNLSQRMLMLLNDVENNPGPISY is encoded by the exons gaggcgcacaatcggtgtccagaatgcagggttgtttgctccaacgaagacgctttgctgagccacttcgcagtcgccacatcaagcaaccagagactggaaaagagagtaaaattaagctgataggctcaccaatg attgcatctgctaatcatgaactcaacgaagtcagctcaaggaagtggaaggcatgcttggaaaatagaagtttccattatgaag gaacatacaaacatttcccacccaccatgtggatcaagatgtttgggctgatgattctgggtcgtatgtgtggacaaggtggtcttcattacatcatgatgcagctgtgtattcaacaacatgttaacctgtcccagcggatgttgatgctcttaaatgatgttgagaacaatccaggaccg attagttattaa
- the LOC127834285 gene encoding uncharacterized protein LOC127834285 isoform X2, with translation MQGCLLQRRRFAEPLRSRHIKQPETGKESKIKLIGSPMIASANHELNEVSSRKWKACLENRSFHYEGTYKHFPPTMWIKMFGLMILGRMCGQGGLHYIMMQLCIQQHVNLSQRMLMLLNDVENNPGPEYSCKWISCKEDFHSIGQQDAHIISHVVQEKCCRWGDCTKVLSFNSLEIHELKHLYDVSLALCMNWCCFIFCISLSQSSLVLMVKYILSASFFPPILPFIVCLHQEF, from the exons atgcagggttgtttgctccaacgaagacgctttgctgagccacttcgcagtcgccacatcaagcaaccagagactggaaaagagagtaaaattaagctgataggctcaccaatg attgcatctgctaatcatgaactcaacgaagtcagctcaaggaagtggaaggcatgcttggaaaatagaagtttccattatgaag gaacatacaaacatttcccacccaccatgtggatcaagatgtttgggctgatgattctgggtcgtatgtgtggacaaggtggtcttcattacatcatgatgcagctgtgtattcaacaacatgttaacctgtcccagcggatgttgatgctcttaaatgatgttgagaacaatccaggaccg gagtattcgtgcaaatggatatcctgcaaggaagacttccactccataggacagcaagatgcacatatcatctctcatgtggttcaagagaaatgctgtagatggggagactgtaccaaagtcctgagctttaatagtcttgaaatccatgaacttaaacatctctatgatgtgagtttagcactgtgtatgaactggtgttgcttcattttctgcatatctttatctcagtcttctctagttttgatggtcaaatacatattgtctgccagtttttttcccccaatactgccgttcatcgtttgcttgcatcaagagttttaa